A segment of the Catenuloplanes nepalensis genome:
CGATGTCCGGGTTCTGCACCAGCTCGATCACCGGCGCCGTACCGTCGTCGGTCTTTTTGATCTTCTGATCCGCGACCGTGGCGGGCCGGAAGTCGGCCGGCGCCGCGGCCATGACCACCACGTCCGCGCCGTCCGCCGCCGCGACGACGGCCTTGCGCAGCTCTTCCGTGGTGCCCACGCGCACCAGATCGGCACCGGCCGGGTCCGGCAGCGAGACGTTGGCTGAGACGAGGGTCACTCGCGCGCCCCGGGCCAGAGCCGCGGACGCGAAGGCGTAGCCCTGCTTGCCGGACGACCGGTTTCCGAGGAACCGCACCGGGTCAAGGGGCTCACGCGTGCCGCCGGCGGAAACCACGACATGCTTCCCGACAAGATCCAGCGTGGGTACGCCACGGGCCAGCACGCGCCGGGCGAACGCGAAGATGGCGGACGGGTCGGGCAGCCGCCCCTTGCCGGTGTCCGCCCCGGTGAGACGCCCGGACGCGGGCTCGATCACGAGGTTGCCGCGGGAGCGCAGCAGCGCCACGTTCGCCACCGTGGCCGGGTGCTCCCACATCTCGGTGTGCATGGCCGGTGCGAAGATCACCGGACAGCGCGCGGTGAGCAGCGTGTTCGTCAGCAGATCGTCGGCCAGGCCGTGCGCGGCCCTGGCCAGCAGGTCCGCGGTGGCCGGTGCGACCACGACCAGGTCGGCGGACTTGCCGATGCGCACGTGCGGGACCTCATGGACGCCGTCCCAGACCTCGTCTGCGACCGGCTGCCCGGAGAGCGCGGCCCAGGTCGGGGCGCCCACGAACCGCAGCGCGGAAGCGGTGGGCACCACCCGGACCCGGTGACCGGACTCGGTGAGGAGCCGCAGGAGCTCGCACGCCTTGTACGCGGCGATTCCGCCCCCGACTCCGAGGACGACCTGCGGACCACTCATCGCGGTTACGGCGCGTCGGTCGGCTCGGCCGTGAGCAGGCCGGAGTTGATCTCGCGCATCGCGATGGAGAGCGGCTTCTCCTGCGGCGTGGTCTCGACCAGCGGCCCGACGTACTCCAGGAGGCCCTCGCCGAGCTGGCTGTAGTACGCGTTCACCTGGCGGGCGCGCTTCGCGGCGAAGATGACGAGCGCGTACTTGGAGGTGGTCTTCTCCAGCAGCTCGTCGATGGGCGGGCTGGTGATGCCTTGCGGGTCAGCGATGATTCCCACGGTGTTTCGAACCCCTCGGGTCGTGACAGAAGATCAGCGTCGTGACAGAGGATCAGCGTCGTGACAGAGGATCAAGCGTCGCGACAGAAGATCCGGTGATAAACGATCAAGCTTGCGGCTGCGGCTCAGCCGGTGTCAAGACCGGCGAACTGAGCAACCCTACCAGCTCGTCCGCCGCACGCTCGACGTAGTCGTTGACGATGGTCACGTCGAACAGCGACTGCGCGGCCAGCTCCTCGTCCGCGTGGGCCAGCCGACGGCGGATCGTCTCCTCGTCGTCCGTGCCGCGCCCGATCAGGCGGCGGCGCAGCTCCTCGACCGAGGGCGGGGCCAGGAAGACCAGCTGGGCGTCGGGCATCGCGGCCTTGACCTGCCGCGCGCCCTGAAGGTCGATCTTCAGCAGCACGGGTGCGCCCTCGCGCAGCCGGGCCTCGACCGGGCCGCGGGGCGTGCCGTAGAGGTTGCCGGCGAACTCGGCCCACTCCAGCAGCTGATCGCCGACGCGCAACCGCTCGAACTCGGGGCGGTCGACGAAGAAGTAGTGCTCGCCCTCGACCTCGTAGTCGCGCATGCGCCGGGTGGTGGCCGAGACCGACAACCAGATCCATGGCGCACGCAGACGGATCAGCTCGATCACGCTGTCCTTGCCGACCCCTGACGGGCCGGAGAGGACGGTGAGCCGGGCTGGCGGGCGGGCGTCGTCACTCATGCTCACAAGCTAATTCCTACACGGTGCCCCGTGCGGGCCTGCAGCGAACCCCGGATTCCCGGAGTCCAGCAGCCCCACACGGAGCAGATTCCGCGGTCAGTTCGACGCGAACTCCGCGAGCAGAGCCTTACGCTGCTGCTCGCCGAGGCCACGAAGGCGACGGCTCTCGGCGATCTTGAGCTTCTCCATGATCTGGGTGGCACGGATCTTGCCGATGCCCGGCAGCGCCTGGAGGACGGCCGAAACCTTCAGCTTGCCGACGACGTCGTCGCCCTCCGCACGGTCGAGCACGGAAGCGAGGGTCGTCTTGCCCTGCTTGAGCTCCTCCTTGAGCTGAGCACGAGCCTTACGGATCTCAGCAGCCTTCTCCAGCGCGGCAGCACGCTGTTCGGGGCTCAGTGACGGGAGCGGCACCAGTTCTCCTCAGGTCCCTTACGCGCCGGCATCCACTACCGGCGCTCTGTGAAACGTGGTGTGACCAGGAACCAAAGGGGCATGTGGTTCCCAGCGCGGGGAAAACTAGCGGTCAGCGCCGCATTCGGCAACGTGGCCACACCATGATCGACTAAACGTGACTAGGCAATTACTCAGCCGGCGGCGGACAATGCCGCCCGAACCTCGTCCAGCGCACGGTCCGCGGCGGCGCGCAGCCCGGCGGTTTCCGGACCCTTTCCGAGAACTTCACGGGAGTACGACGGAAGCACCGAGCCGATCGCGGAGCCGAACACGGTGCGTAGGTCCCGAGCGGTACCACCCTGAGCCCCGAGACCCGGCGCGAGCAGCGGACCGTTCACTCCAGAGAGATCATGTCCGGTGTCACCCACCGTGGCGCCCACGACGAGACCCATGCTTCCGATCGGCGCCGCACCCGCGTTGAGCTGGGAAATCTCGTCGATCACGGTTTGTGCGACGGTCCGCCCGTCCGCGGCGACCGCACGCTGAACGGAACCGCCCTCCGGATTCGACGTGAGCGCCAGAACAAAAACGCCGCCGCCATTCTTCGCCGCCAGGTCGAACATCGGAGCCAGCGATCCGACGCCGAGGAACGGGCTGGCGGTGATCGCGTCGACATAGAGCGGGCTGGATGGGTCAAGGTACGCGGCCGCGTACGCCGCGACCGTCGAGCCGATGTCACCACGCTTCACGTCCAGCAGGACAAGCGCTCCGGCCTCGCGTAACTGTCGGATAATTGACTCCAGGACGGCGAGTCCCTTAGATCCGAATTGTTCGTAAAAAGCCGATTGGGGCTTGAACACCGCGACCCGGTCCGCGAGCGCCTCCACCACGGTCTCGCTGAACCGCGCCAGACCGTCCACATCGTTGCTCAGACCCCATCGCTCCAGCAGACCCGCGTGCGGGTCGATTCCCACGCACAGCGGGCCGCGCTCGGCCGTGATCCGGTCCAGCCGGGCCCCGAAGGTCTCCACAGGGCACGCCCCTCTCCTCGGGCCGCGCGGAGCGGCCACGTCGCATTGCTGCCACTAAATCGTGTTTTAGTCCGATAACCGACAGGCGAATTAGCCGCCGTACCCCCGATCGGGGGTCTTGATTTTCCGTCACAAGCACTTGCACGCCCATCCGCACGTGCAAGGCCCCGCCCAACCCCGTGATCGAGGCTCATCCGAGCCGTTGGAGCGACGTGAATGACGCCTCGATCACGGACCTGCCGCAACCGATCACGGGACGGGGAGCGCCTGCGCGGAGACCGCGGCGGTGATGCCGCGTCCGATCTGGACGATCTGCGCGTCCGTGCTGACATACGGCGGCATCGTGTAGATCAGGTCCCGGAACGGCCGCAGCCACACGCCCTCCGCCGCGGCCGCGGAAGTCGCACGATGCATGTCCACCGGCCGGTCGAGCTGCACCACGCCGATCGCGCCGAGCACACGCACGTCACGAACCCCCGCAAACCCACTGAGTGGCTCCAGAACGGCCGTGAGCCCCTGCGCGAGCTGCCTGACCCGCCCCGGCCAGTCCTGACCTCGCAGGAGCGCGATGGAGGCGTTCGCGACCGCGCAGGCCAGCGGGTTGCCCATGAACGTAGGCCCGTGCGCCAGCCCGCCGCCCTCGCCGTCCGAAATGGCGCGCGCCACCTCGCCCGTGCACAGCGCCGCCGCCAGCGTCAGGTAGCCGCCGGTCAGCGCCTTCCCCACGCACATCACGTCCGGCGCGACGCCCGCGTGATCGGCGGCGAAGAACGTGCCGGTGCGCCCGAAGCCGGTCGCGATCTCGTCGAAGATCAGCAGAATTCCGTGCCGCGCCGTGACCTCCCGCAGGATCCGCAGGTAGCCCGGGTTGTGAAAACGCATCCCGCCCGCGCCCTGCACCACCGGCTCGACGATCACCGCGGCCAGCTCGTCCGCGTGCTCCTCCACCATGCGAACGAGTGAGTCCGCATAGGACCCCTCGATCGGGGAGCCGAAACCACCCGGTGGTGGCGGCGCGAAGACCTGCCGGGGCAGCACGCCGGTCCACAGCGCGTGCATGCCGCCGTCCGGGTCGGTCACGCTCATCGGGTTCCAGGTGTCGCCGTGATAGCCACCGCGCCACGTCGCCAGCCGCTGCCGCTCCGGCCGGCCCACGCCGCGCTGGTACTGCAACGCCATCTTGATCGCGACCTCGACGCTGACCGAGCCGGAGTCGCAGAGGAACACGTGCTCCAGCCCGTCCGGCGTCAGCTCGACCAGCGAGCGGGCCAGCGTGACCGCGGGTTCGTGGGTGAGCCCGCCGAACATGACGTGGCTCATCCGGCCGAGCTGGTCGCGCACGGCCTCGTCCAGCACCGGGTGCCGGTAGCCGTGGATCGCGGACCACCAGCTGGACATGCCGTCGATCAGCTCTCGGCCGTCCGCGAGCGTGAGCACCGCGCCGGCCGCCTCCGAGACCACGAAGGGCTCGGAGCGGCCGGGCATCGGGCCGTAGGGGTGCCAGACGTGCGCCCGGTCCAGCCGCAGCAGCTCGTCCGGCGTGGTCATCGCCGGACCGAGGCCGCGGCTCGCACGAGCGCGGGCCCGCCGTAGATGAATCCGGAGTAGAGCTGGATCAGCGCGGCGCCCGCGTCGAACATCCGGGCCGCGTCGTCCGGCGTCATGATCCCGCCGACGCCGATGATCGGCAGGCGCCCGCCGGTCTCCCGGTGCACGAACGACACCACCTCGCGCGCCCGTGTCGTGAGTGGACGGCCGGACAGCCCGCCGGTCTCCTCCAGCCGAAACAGATCCGCCGGGGCCAGGCCGTTGCGGGCCAGCGTGGTGTTGGTCGCGATGACCCCGGCCACGCCGGTGTCCGCGCAGACTCCCAGCGCCTCGCCGATCGCGCCGTCGGTCAGATCAGGAGCGATCTTCACGAGTACGGGCAGCCCGTCCGCCTCCTTGACCAGCGCGCCGAGCAGCTCATCCAGGTGCTCCCGCCCCTGCAACGCGCGCAGGCCCGGCGTGTTCGGCGAGGAGACGTTCACCGCGATGTAGTCCGCGTGCTTTCCGAGCGCGCGCAGCGAGGTCAGGTAGTCCTCGACCGCGCCCGAGAGCGGCGTGACCTTGGACTTGCCCAACGAGATGCCGAGCGGGACCGGGAGGCGATCCGGGAGCGCGGCGAGCCGTTCGGCCAGCGCCGCCGCGCCCTCGTTGTTGAAGCCCATCCGGTTGATGATCGCGGCGGACTCGCGCAGCCGGAACACGCGCGGCTTCTCGTTGCCCGGCTGGGCCAGCGCGGTCACGGTGCCGGCCTCGACGAAGCCGAAGCCGAGCGCGGGCCACGCCGGCAGCGCGATCCCGTTCTTGTCCATGCCGGCCGCGAGCCCGACCGGGTTCGGGAATCGCACGCCGAACACCTCGACCGGGTTGTCGGTTCCATACTTCTTGATCAGAACAGACAACGCCGAGGGTACGGAGGACAACCGCGCCAGCCGGTGCAGCGTCCACTCGTGCGCGGTCTCCGCGTCCCCGCCCCCGATCCGGAAGAGGGCGGGACGCGCGAACTGCTCCCAGATCACTGGGCCGCCTTCAATGCGGCATGCAGGTCCTGGAGCGGCCGTACCTGCATCTGGCCGTTGATCGTGGCCTCGATGCCCATCACCGCGGCGGACGCGCCCGGCACCGTGGTGATGCACGGGATGTCCGCGGTCACCGCGGCGCTGCGGATCTCGTAGCCGTCCGAGCGCGCGTGCGCACCCGAGCCCTGCGGCGTGTTGATCACCAGCGTGATCTCCCCGCGCGAGATCAGCTCGACCGCGTTCGTCCCCGGGCCCTCGTAGTGCTTCGGCACGACCTCGCACGGGATCCCGTACCGCTTGAGCACCTCGCCGGTGCCCGCGGTCGTGATGATCTCGAAGCCGAGGTCGGCCAGCCGCTTGATCGGGAAGATCATGCCGCGCTTGTCCCGGTTGGCGACGGAGACGAAGACCTTGCCGGAGGTGGGCAGCGAGCCGTACGCGCCGGCCTGCGACTTCGCGAACGCCTGGCCGAAACCGGTGTCGATGCCCATCACCTCGCCGGTCGACTTCATCTCCGGGCCGAGCAGGCTGTCCACGCCCTTGCCGGCCGGCGTGCGGAACCGCTTGAACGGCAGCACCGCCTCCTTGACCGCGATCGGCGCGTTGTCCGGCAGGTGCCCGCCGTCGCCCTCGGCCGGCAGCAGCCCTTCCTTGCGCAGGTCCGCGATGGTGGCGCCGAGCATGATCCGGGCGGCGGCCTTGGCCAGCGGCACCGCGGTGGCCTTGGAGACGAACGGGACGGTCCGGGACGCGCGCGGGTTCGCCTCCAGCACGTAGAGCACGTCGTCCTTGAGCGCGTACTGCACGTTGAGCAGCCCGCGCACGCCGACGCCGCGCGCGATCTCCACGGTGTAGCGGCGGACCTGCTCCAGGTGCGGGCCGGCCAGCGTCATCGGCGGCAGCACGCAGGAGGAGTCGCCGGAGTGGATGCCGGCCTCCTCGATGTGCTCCATCACGCCGCCGAGGTAGACCTCGCCGTCCGCGTCGCAGAGCGCGTCCACGTCGATCTCGATCGCGTCGTCCAGGAACCGGTCGACCAGCACCGGGTGGTCCTCGGAGATCTCGGTCGACCGTCCGATGTAGTCGGCCAGCGTGGGCTCGTCGTAGACGATCTCCATGCCGCGCCCGCCGAGCACGTACGACGGCCGGACCAGGACCGGGTAACCGATCTCGTCCGCGATCGCCTTGGCGTCGTCGAAGCTGACCGCGGTGCCGTGGTCCGGCGCGCGCAGCCCGGCCTTGGCCAGCACCGCGCCGAACGCGCCGCGGTGCTCGGCCAGGTGGATCGACTCCGGCGTGGTGCCGACGATCGGCACGCCCGCGTTCTTCAGCCGCTGCGCCAGGCCGAGCGGCGTCTGGCCGCCGAGCTGCACGACCACGCCGATCACACCGGGACCGCCCGCGGCCTTTCCGGAGGTGTCCTCGGAGTGGAAGACCTCCAGCACGTCCTCGAACGTGAGCGGCTCGAAGTAGAGCCGGTCCGCGGTGTCGTAGTCGGTGGAGACCGTCTCCGGGTTGCAGTTGACCATCACGGTCTCGAAGCCGGCCCCACGCAGCGCCATCACCGCGTGCACACAGGAGTAGTCGAACTCGATGCCCTGGCCGATCCGGTTCGGCCCGGAGCCGAGGATCAGCACCTTGGGCCGGTCCGACGGCTCGACCTCGGTCTCCTCGTCGTAGGTCGAGTAGTGGTACGGCGTCTTCGCGGCGAACTCGGCCGCGCAGGTGTCGACCGTCTTGTAGACCGGGCGCAGGCCGAGCCGGTGGCGCAGCGTGCGCACGCCGTCCTCACCGGCCAGCTCGGGCCGGATCGCGGCGATCTGCCGGTCGGAGAGCCCGGCCCGCTTGGCGGCCCGCAGCAGCGTCTCGTCCAGCACCGGCGCGGCCTCGATCTCGGCGCGCAGCTCCAGCAGCGAGACGATCTGGTCCAGGAACCACGGGTCGATGCCGCCGCTGGCCTCGTGCACCTGCTCGATCGTGGCGCCCAGCCGCAGAGCCCGCTCCACCGTGTAGAGACGGCCGTCGTGCGGGATCTTGAGCGCGGTCAACGTTGCGTCGAGATCATCCGTGGGATCGGGCGTGGTCCAGAAGCCGCCGGACTTCGTCTCCATCGAGCGCATCGCCTTGTTCAGCGCCTCGGTGAAGTTGCGGCCCAGGCTCATCGCCTCGCCGACCGACTTCATCGTGGTGGTCAGCTCCGCGTCCGCGCCGGGGAACTTCTCGAACGCGAAGCGCGGGATCTTCACCACCACGTAGTCCAGCGCGGGCTCGAACGCGGCCGGCGTCTCCTTGGTGATGTCGTTCGGGATCTCGTCCAGCGTGTAGCCGATGGCCAGCTTCGCCGCGATCTTCGCGATCGGGAAGCCGGTCGCCTTCGACGCCAGCGCGGACGAGCGGGACACGCGCGGGTTCATCTCGATCACGACCAGGCGCCCGTCGGCCGGGTTGATCGCGAACTGGATGTTGCAGCCGCCGGTGTCCACGCCGACCTCGCGCAGCACCGCGATGCCGACGTCGCGCAGCTTCTGGTACTCCCGGTCGGTCAGCGTCATGGCCGGCGCGACCGTGACCGAGTCGCCGGTGTGCACGCCCATCGGATCGATGTTCTCGATCGAGCAGACGACCACCACGTTGTCGTTGCGGTCGCGCATCAGCTCGAGCTCGTACTCCTTCCAGCCGAGCACGCTCTCCTCGATCAGCACCTCGTGCACCGGGGAGGCGGCGAGACCGGCGCCGGCGATGCGCTCCAGGTCCTCGTCGGTGTGCGGCATGCCGGAGCCGAGGCCGCCCATGGTGAACGACGGGCGGACCACGACCGGCAGGCCCAGCTCGGCCACGGTCGCGCGGACCTCGTCCATCGACTTGCAGACGCGGCTGCGCGGGGTCTCGGCGCCGGCCTTGGCGACGATCTCCTTGAACAGCTGCCGGTCCTCGCCGCGCTGGATGGCGTCGATGTTCGCGCCGATCAGCTCCACGCCGTACTTCTCCAGCACGCCGTTCTCGTGCAGCGCGACCGCGGTGTTGAGCGCGGTCTGGCCGCCGAGCGTCGGCAGGATCGCGTCCGGGCGCTCCTTCGCGATGACCAGCTCGACGAACTCCGGCGTGATCGGCTCGACGTAGGTGGCGTCCGCGAACTCCGGGTCCGTCATGATCGTGGCGGGGTTCGAGTTGACCAGGCTGACCCGGATGCCCTCGCTGCGCAGCACACGGCAGGCCTGGGTGCCGGAGTAGTCGAACTCGCAGGCCTGCCCGATCACGATCGGGCCGGACCCGATGACCAGGATGTGCTTCAGATCGTCCCTTTTAGGCATTGGCCTTACGCCCCTCGACAAGCTCGACAAACCGATCGAAGAGGTAGTCGGCATCGTGCGTGCCGGCCGCCGCCTCGGGGTGGTACTGGACGGTGAAGGCGGGCACCTCAAGTGCCCGCAAGCCCTCGACCACGTTGTCGTTCAGGCAGACATGACTGACTTCGACGCCGCCGAAGTCGGTGTCGATCACGGTGTCGAGCGGCGCCTGCACGGCGAACCCGTGGTTGTGCGACGTGACCTCGACCTTGCCGGTCGTCCGGTCCAGCACCGGCTGGTTGATGCCGCGATGGCCGTACCCCAGCTTGTAGGTCTCGAAGCCGAGCGCGCGGCCGAGGATCTGGCTGCCGAAGCAGATGCCGAACAGCGGCACCTTCTTCGACATGACCGCGCGGGCCAGTGCGACCGGGTGGTCCGCGGTGGCCGGGTCGCCGGGGCCGGGCGAGAAGAAGACCGCGTCCGGCGACACCGCCAGCAACTCCTCCAGCGTCGAGGTGGCCGGCATGATGTGCGTGGTGACGCCGCGGGCCGCGAGCCGGCGGGCCACGTTCGCCTTGATGCCCAGGTCGACGGCGGCGACCGTGAACCGGTGCTCGCCCTCGGCCTGCACCGTGTAGGCCTGAGAGGTGGTCACCTCGGCGGACAGGTCCGCGCCGAGCATCTCCGGCTGGGCCTTCACCCGGGCCTGCAGCGACGCCGGGTCCAGGTCGACCGTGGAGATGCCGACCCGCATCGCGCCGCGTTCGCGCAGGTGGCGGGTGAGCGCGCGGGTGTCGATGCCGGAGATCCCGACCACGCCCTCGGTGGCCAGGCGCTCGCCCAGTCCGCCGGTCGCGCGCCAGTTCGAGCCGATCCGGGCGGGGTCGCGCACCACGTACCCCGCGACCCAGATCTTGGACGACTCGTCGTCCTCGCCGTTGACCCCGGTGTTGCCGATGTGCGGCGCGGTCTGCACCACGACCTGGCGGTGGAACGACGGGTCGGTCAGCGTCTCCTGGTAACCGGTCATGCCGGTGGTGAAGACCGCCTCGCCGAACGTCTCCCCCTCCGCGCCGTAGGACTCGCCGCGAAACGC
Coding sequences within it:
- the rpoZ gene encoding DNA-directed RNA polymerase subunit omega, which encodes MGIIADPQGITSPPIDELLEKTTSKYALVIFAAKRARQVNAYYSQLGEGLLEYVGPLVETTPQEKPLSIAMREINSGLLTAEPTDAP
- the gmk gene encoding guanylate kinase yields the protein MSDDARPPARLTVLSGPSGVGKDSVIELIRLRAPWIWLSVSATTRRMRDYEVEGEHYFFVDRPEFERLRVGDQLLEWAEFAGNLYGTPRGPVEARLREGAPVLLKIDLQGARQVKAAMPDAQLVFLAPPSVEELRRRLIGRGTDDEETIRRRLAHADEELAAQSLFDVTIVNDYVERAADELVGLLSSPVLTPAEPQPQA
- a CDS encoding quinone-dependent dihydroorotate dehydrogenase, whose amino-acid sequence is MWEQFARPALFRIGGGDAETAHEWTLHRLARLSSVPSALSVLIKKYGTDNPVEVFGVRFPNPVGLAAGMDKNGIALPAWPALGFGFVEAGTVTALAQPGNEKPRVFRLRESAAIINRMGFNNEGAAALAERLAALPDRLPVPLGISLGKSKVTPLSGAVEDYLTSLRALGKHADYIAVNVSSPNTPGLRALQGREHLDELLGALVKEADGLPVLVKIAPDLTDGAIGEALGVCADTGVAGVIATNTTLARNGLAPADLFRLEETGGLSGRPLTTRAREVVSFVHRETGGRLPIIGVGGIMTPDDAARMFDAGAALIQLYSGFIYGGPALVRAAASVRR
- the coaBC gene encoding bifunctional phosphopantothenoylcysteine decarboxylase/phosphopantothenate--cysteine ligase CoaBC, which codes for MSGPQVVLGVGGGIAAYKACELLRLLTESGHRVRVVPTASALRFVGAPTWAALSGQPVADEVWDGVHEVPHVRIGKSADLVVVAPATADLLARAAHGLADDLLTNTLLTARCPVIFAPAMHTEMWEHPATVANVALLRSRGNLVIEPASGRLTGADTGKGRLPDPSAIFAFARRVLARGVPTLDLVGKHVVVSAGGTREPLDPVRFLGNRSSGKQGYAFASAALARGARVTLVSANVSLPDPAGADLVRVGTTEELRKAVVAAADGADVVVMAAAPADFRPATVADQKIKKTDDGTAPVIELVQNPDIAAELGARKAPGQVLVAFAAETHDAISHGRAKLLRKRADLIVVNEVGADRGFGFDTNAATVLSADGSLTELGERPKEDLADAVLDLVVRQLSSTTA
- a CDS encoding adenosylmethionine--8-amino-7-oxononanoate transaminase gives rise to the protein MTTPDELLRLDRAHVWHPYGPMPGRSEPFVVSEAAGAVLTLADGRELIDGMSSWWSAIHGYRHPVLDEAVRDQLGRMSHVMFGGLTHEPAVTLARSLVELTPDGLEHVFLCDSGSVSVEVAIKMALQYQRGVGRPERQRLATWRGGYHGDTWNPMSVTDPDGGMHALWTGVLPRQVFAPPPPGGFGSPIEGSYADSLVRMVEEHADELAAVIVEPVVQGAGGMRFHNPGYLRILREVTARHGILLIFDEIATGFGRTGTFFAADHAGVAPDVMCVGKALTGGYLTLAAALCTGEVARAISDGEGGGLAHGPTFMGNPLACAVANASIALLRGQDWPGRVRQLAQGLTAVLEPLSGFAGVRDVRVLGAIGVVQLDRPVDMHRATSAAAAEGVWLRPFRDLIYTMPPYVSTDAQIVQIGRGITAAVSAQALPVP
- the pyrF gene encoding orotidine-5'-phosphate decarboxylase, with amino-acid sequence METFGARLDRITAERGPLCVGIDPHAGLLERWGLSNDVDGLARFSETVVEALADRVAVFKPQSAFYEQFGSKGLAVLESIIRQLREAGALVLLDVKRGDIGSTVAAYAAAYLDPSSPLYVDAITASPFLGVGSLAPMFDLAAKNGGGVFVLALTSNPEGGSVQRAVAADGRTVAQTVIDEISQLNAGAAPIGSMGLVVGATVGDTGHDLSGVNGPLLAPGLGAQGGTARDLRTVFGSAIGSVLPSYSREVLGKGPETAGLRAAADRALDEVRAALSAAG
- the mihF gene encoding integration host factor, actinobacterial type encodes the protein MPLPSLSPEQRAAALEKAAEIRKARAQLKEELKQGKTTLASVLDRAEGDDVVGKLKVSAVLQALPGIGKIRATQIMEKLKIAESRRLRGLGEQQRKALLAEFASN
- the carA gene encoding glutamine-hydrolyzing carbamoyl-phosphate synthase small subunit; its protein translation is MRKPAILVLEDGRAFRGESYGAEGETFGEAVFTTGMTGYQETLTDPSFHRQVVVQTAPHIGNTGVNGEDDESSKIWVAGYVVRDPARIGSNWRATGGLGERLATEGVVGISGIDTRALTRHLRERGAMRVGISTVDLDPASLQARVKAQPEMLGADLSAEVTTSQAYTVQAEGEHRFTVAAVDLGIKANVARRLAARGVTTHIMPATSTLEELLAVSPDAVFFSPGPGDPATADHPVALARAVMSKKVPLFGICFGSQILGRALGFETYKLGYGHRGINQPVLDRTTGKVEVTSHNHGFAVQAPLDTVIDTDFGGVEVSHVCLNDNVVEGLRALEVPAFTVQYHPEAAAGTHDADYLFDRFVELVEGRKANA
- the carB gene encoding carbamoyl-phosphate synthase large subunit, with product MPKRDDLKHILVIGSGPIVIGQACEFDYSGTQACRVLRSEGIRVSLVNSNPATIMTDPEFADATYVEPITPEFVELVIAKERPDAILPTLGGQTALNTAVALHENGVLEKYGVELIGANIDAIQRGEDRQLFKEIVAKAGAETPRSRVCKSMDEVRATVAELGLPVVVRPSFTMGGLGSGMPHTDEDLERIAGAGLAASPVHEVLIEESVLGWKEYELELMRDRNDNVVVVCSIENIDPMGVHTGDSVTVAPAMTLTDREYQKLRDVGIAVLREVGVDTGGCNIQFAINPADGRLVVIEMNPRVSRSSALASKATGFPIAKIAAKLAIGYTLDEIPNDITKETPAAFEPALDYVVVKIPRFAFEKFPGADAELTTTMKSVGEAMSLGRNFTEALNKAMRSMETKSGGFWTTPDPTDDLDATLTALKIPHDGRLYTVERALRLGATIEQVHEASGGIDPWFLDQIVSLLELRAEIEAAPVLDETLLRAAKRAGLSDRQIAAIRPELAGEDGVRTLRHRLGLRPVYKTVDTCAAEFAAKTPYHYSTYDEETEVEPSDRPKVLILGSGPNRIGQGIEFDYSCVHAVMALRGAGFETVMVNCNPETVSTDYDTADRLYFEPLTFEDVLEVFHSEDTSGKAAGGPGVIGVVVQLGGQTPLGLAQRLKNAGVPIVGTTPESIHLAEHRGAFGAVLAKAGLRAPDHGTAVSFDDAKAIADEIGYPVLVRPSYVLGGRGMEIVYDEPTLADYIGRSTEISEDHPVLVDRFLDDAIEIDVDALCDADGEVYLGGVMEHIEEAGIHSGDSSCVLPPMTLAGPHLEQVRRYTVEIARGVGVRGLLNVQYALKDDVLYVLEANPRASRTVPFVSKATAVPLAKAAARIMLGATIADLRKEGLLPAEGDGGHLPDNAPIAVKEAVLPFKRFRTPAGKGVDSLLGPEMKSTGEVMGIDTGFGQAFAKSQAGAYGSLPTSGKVFVSVANRDKRGMIFPIKRLADLGFEIITTAGTGEVLKRYGIPCEVVPKHYEGPGTNAVELISRGEITLVINTPQGSGAHARSDGYEIRSAAVTADIPCITTVPGASAAVMGIEATINGQMQVRPLQDLHAALKAAQ